TGGTGTAGTAATTATGCCATTTTTACCTGGTGATTCATTGTTATTTGCAAGTGGTGCCTTAGCTTCTTTAGGTGCACTAAATTTGTGGATTTCAGTAGCTGTATTTTTTGTAGCAGCTGTTTTGGGAGATTCGTTAAACTATGAAATTGGCCATAAAATTGGGAAGTCCATTCCGGAGAACAGCTTTTTAGGACGAGTAATTAATAAGGAACGTATGCAAAAAGCACAAGACTTCTTTGACAGACATGGTGGTAAAACCATTGTGATTGCTCGATTTATGCCAGTAATTCGGACTTTCATACCATTTATAGCAGGCGCAAGTAAAATGAGATATCGCCATTTTATTGTGTACAATATTACAGGTGCACTTTTATGGGTGTTAATCGGAGTATTTAGTGGCTATTTCTTCGGTAATATTCCATTTGTAAAAAATAACTTTTCAACAGTTATTTTAGCGATTATTGTATTATCATTACTACCAGCTATTATTGGTATGTTACGTACAAGTTTTAAAAAATAATCAAAAACATCTCTTATTAGTATTTAATTAAAAATATTGATAAAGAGATGTTTTTTGATTTTTATTGATTTCAAACTATCTATAAATTATAAAACGAAAGAAATAAGATAATTATATTTATTGTAAATAATGCTATAATACTAGTAAAAATGTATTAAAGGAGAAAATTGATGGAGGTTTTTATTGGTAGGCAACCAATTTTTAACACCCTAGAAGAAGTCTATTCGTATGAATTATTATATAGAAATGGGATTGAAAAAAATCAATTTCCAGAAATTGATTCAGATTTAGCAACGGTTGATGTTATCGTCAATTCATTTTTTTCAATTGGATTTGAAGAATTGGCAAATGGTAAACCATGCTTTATCAATTTTACTGAAAATCTGTTAATGAGTGAAATTTTTGATCACCTTAATCCTTCTCAAATTGTTGTTGAAATACTTGAGGATGTACCAATTTCTGAACAATTAGTACAACGTGTAAAAGAACTAAAAGCAAGAGGCTTTCGAATTGCTTTGGATGATTTTGTCATGCAAGAAGATATTCATTATTATCAGGAATTGTTTACATATACAGACATCATTAAAGTCGACTTCTTAATTTCTACGAAAGAAGAAAGAAAGCAAATTGAAAAACGGGTGAAAAATGAGTATCCTCATATCGCATTACTAGCAGAAAAAGTTGAAACTAGGGAACAATATCAAGAAGCAGTTCAAATAGGCTATAAATTATTTCAAGGCTATTTCTTTATGCAACCACAAATTATTAAAGGAAATGAAATCCCTGCAAACTTATTGCAATATTACCGAGTAATTGCCCTACTTCGTGTTGAAGAACCTGATATTGACCAGATCGCTGAAGGGATTGAACACGACTTAGCTTTGTCCTATAAACTAATGCAATTGATTAATTCTTCATCAAAACGTTCAAGATCCAAAATTCGATCGATTAAGCAAGCAATATTACATTTAGGATTAGAAGATTTAAAAAAGTGGATTTATATTCTAACCTACCGTGAATCTCAAAAATTCAATTCTTGTGGTACGTTTGATGAGTTAATGAAAACATCTTTATGTCGTGCGAAGATGTGTGAATTATTAGCGAAATATAACAGAAAACGTAATACGTCCGAATATTTTTTAGTT
This window of the Rummeliibacillus pycnus genome carries:
- a CDS encoding DedA family protein; translated protein: MDLIRSLFDFIMHIDVHLRDIVTQYHGWVYGIVFLIVFIETGVVIMPFLPGDSLLFASGALASLGALNLWISVAVFFVAAVLGDSLNYEIGHKIGKSIPENSFLGRVINKERMQKAQDFFDRHGGKTIVIARFMPVIRTFIPFIAGASKMRYRHFIVYNITGALLWVLIGVFSGYFFGNIPFVKNNFSTVILAIIVLSLLPAIIGMLRTSFKK
- a CDS encoding EAL and HDOD domain-containing protein gives rise to the protein MEVFIGRQPIFNTLEEVYSYELLYRNGIEKNQFPEIDSDLATVDVIVNSFFSIGFEELANGKPCFINFTENLLMSEIFDHLNPSQIVVEILEDVPISEQLVQRVKELKARGFRIALDDFVMQEDIHYYQELFTYTDIIKVDFLISTKEERKQIEKRVKNEYPHIALLAEKVETREQYQEAVQIGYKLFQGYFFMQPQIIKGNEIPANLLQYYRVIALLRVEEPDIDQIAEGIEHDLALSYKLMQLINSSSKRSRSKIRSIKQAILHLGLEDLKKWIYILTYRESQKFNSCGTFDELMKTSLCRAKMCELLAKYNRKRNTSEYFLVGMFSLIDALLQRPMNTILMKLPLSDEVVETISGSSSFMQPYLQLTIALERMDLKMAYLIAEDLNINIDDLLEMSKVANKWSNTIC